The genomic window TCCACGCTCAACGACAAATTCAGCCAATTTTTCCGGATGTGTTGAACCTACGCCATCATTAATATTTAAGCCGGTCGGAGATGAGCCCATTGTCGAAATATCAGCCTCCAAATCAGCAAATAAATGTGTCGCAAGAGCTGATGTTGCACCGTGTGCACAGTCTAACGCAACATGGATATTGACAAACTCATCTTCCACAGTTTGCTTTAAGTAAGAAATATATTTTTGCCCACCCTCAAAATAATCGTTTACAGAACCGATGTCTGCACCAACAGGGCGTGGTAAAGTATCCTCCGCTGCATCAAGCAAGTTTTCAATCTCTGCTTCTTGCTCATCAGATAATTTAAAACCATCAGAACCGAAAAATTTGATGCCATTATCTGCAACTGGATTATGTGATGCAGAAATCATAACACCTGCATCAGCATTCATAACACGTGTTAAGTAAGCCACACCTGGTGTACTAATAACCCCTAGGCGCATTACTTCCACACCGATTGATAACAGCCCCGCCACTAATGCACCTTCAAGCATCTCGCCTGAAATGCGGGTATCTCTCCCTATAAGAACTTTCGGTCGATTTTCTGTATCCTTCGTTAAGACATAGCCACCAGCTCGCCCTAGCTTAAACGCAAGCTCTGGCGTCAGTTCGCTATTCGCTACCCCACGGATGCCATCTGTTCCGAAATATTTACCCATTATTTTTCTCTCCTTCAATACAACATTGTTCGTCCAACTAACTAAGTCTCGTCCAGACTCTTATCAATTAGGCCTCGGCGTAATTGCGTCCAGATTTTTCGAGCTTGCTCGAAAACTTCATTTCAAAACCTGTGACATTCGCCGAAGCTTGGGCCAACACAGTGTTGGTCACTCAGTCGTTGCCGTAGTATGTGGCGGTCTTAGACTGAGTTCCTCTTTGTCAGCGTGCGTCCCGCCATCTGCTGAAATAAGCCTAATAAAGGCATTCATCTCGCCACCTGTAGAGGTGAGAGACTTCTGTATCTGTACCTATCGCCACGCTTTCGATACAAAAGAATTTTACCCCTGCGGTTACTCGTCGCAGAAATTATTTACTGGAAGATGTTAAATAATTTAGAGGAGATATCCTTGCGGCACATTTAGTAATTATTCACTCTGTGTCCGAGTATGTCTTCTCTTCACAAAAGTCTGTGAGAGCTCCCTTTTCTATTCTTCTCCTGTATCCCCGTCTGTTACAGGGTCCTCAGCCGTAACTTCCTCGCTTTCAACTTCTGCTATAGTGATATCAGCATGAACAGTAACTTTTTCATCAGAAAGCTTCATCGGAGTTTCCGGTTTCTGAATTATCACTTCGTATTCTCCAGATTCAGTTAATCCGGATAAATCAAGTTCAGCTATAATCTCATTTATGGAATCCACAATGGACTGTGGACCAAACACTTTGACACTTTCCTGACCTAAAGATAGTTCATTAATTGTTACACCTTCTGGCAGTTGCCCCACTTGTTTCAGTGTAAGGGGAATTTCTCGATTATATTCATCAATTTCAACATTAATATCTACTGCCTCTGGCTGTATTGTGACATCCAGCTTATTCAAATCGCGGTCCAATACTTTGACATTTGCCTGCTGCTTAAATGACTCTGTGATACCATCCTCCGCTTTTATCGAGGCTTTTACGTAATTAATGTTATCCATTACGCTTTTCGCACCTGTTACAAAAACGTAGTTAGGCTCCACTGTCATCCCTTTCAATACGTAGCCTTCATTAATTTGTCTACTGTTCATTTCAGGCTCTACACGAAACTCCTTCGTAACCTTTTCCTCAATGCTGATATTAACGACTTGCGGATAAACCGTTACCTCTAACTTCTCTGAAAAGTTTTCAGTCTGTATTGTAACTCTATGCTCGCCAATAAACAATGAATTTAAATCGACAAATACTTTATAATCTTTTGCTAATTTCTCACGCATGACGATAGGCATAGGTCCTTCGATTCCTACATTAACCGTTTCTGGAAGCCCAGTTACGATTAAATTTTCATCATCATAATATACTTCCAGCTTAACGTCCTCAATAACATCTGCCTGCTCTGCACTAGGTGTGCTTCTAGTTGAATTATTTTCAGATTGCACATAGAAAAATAATGCGATAGCAAATAATAGTGCAGTAAGACGAACTAACCAATTGCTATTAAATAATTTATCCATTCTTTTTCCCCCTCCAAGTCCACTTAGAGGCTTGATTTGTTTCTTGCTCTGAACCAAACCATGCTTTACGTAGCAATGTCTCGAATTCCTCAATCGCTAAATTGCGATGTAAATTGCCGTTGACTGTAATGCTTATTGCACCTGTTTCTTCTGATACAACAATTGTTATTGCATCTGTCACTTCACTTAAACCTAGTGCAGCGCGATGTCGTGTACCTAGCTCCTTTGAGATAAACGGACTTTCAGACAATGGTAAATAGCATGCCGCTGCAGCAATTTTATCCTTTTGCATAATTACTGCACCATCATGTAACGGTGTATTTGGTATAAAAATATTAATTAAGAGTTCTGAGGATACAGTTGCATTCAGCGCTGTTCCTGTTTCAATATATTCTGTCAAACCCGTTTCTTTTTCAATCGATATTAACGCACCAATCCGACGCTTTGCCATATAGCTGACTGATTTTTTCATTGCTTCAACTAGGCGTGTTTGCTCTTCATCCTGCTGGTTCGTCGAGCGTTGGAATATCTTCCCTCTACCTAATTGTTCAAGCGCACGGCGTATTTCTGGCTGGAAAATAATGATAATCGCCAAAAAACCCCATTCGATTACTTGTTTTAATAAATAATCTAGCGTGCTTAAACCGAAAAGAGCTGTAGCGATTTTAGCAATTACAATAACAAATATCCCTTTTAATAGCTGCACAGCCTTTGTTCCTTGAATAAGACCAAGCAGCTTATAAATTACATACCATACAACGAGTATATCTATTAAGCCAAATATATAATTTACAGGTGTTAAATCTGTAAACTGATTCATTATTAACTGCACGTGGCATCCCCCACTTTTCTAACTGTTGCATACAAAAATAGTATAACACACTTCCCCTTGCTACCGCTTTCTCTAAAGAGCTGTTGGAGCAAAAAAATGAGTGTAGACAAAATGATTTATCATTTCATCTACACTCTATCTTTATCGAACGTTCAAGTTCAAGAAAAGTTGCATGAATTATTCAAATAACGCCACGAAGTCATTCGCCATTTTTTTTATTTTATACCAAAGCCAATCGAATGTTTCATTTATCTCTTCGATTTGCCCTGATACGACAGCAGTAGAAGCCATATAACTGCCGTTAATTACTGTGACATTGCCATCTACTTCCCCTTCAATAATTAGGTTGCCATTTTTTACGACGACATCCCCTTTAACAACCTCACCCTTTGGCACAATAACAGTTTGACCGTCAACAACTAAATTTGGCTGTGTTGTTACAGAAAACTGATTGTCATTCGGATAGCTGGCGATTAAAGTTGCCCCCATTAATAGAAAGAATACCGCAGCCGCCACAATAATTGGATGTCTGCGTAGCCATTTTTGAATGCCCAACGCATTTTTACGCTTCGGTAAACGACT from Metasolibacillus fluoroglycofenilyticus includes these protein-coding regions:
- the glmM gene encoding phosphoglucosamine mutase; protein product: MGKYFGTDGIRGVANSELTPELAFKLGRAGGYVLTKDTENRPKVLIGRDTRISGEMLEGALVAGLLSIGVEVMRLGVISTPGVAYLTRVMNADAGVMISASHNPVADNGIKFFGSDGFKLSDEQEAEIENLLDAAEDTLPRPVGADIGSVNDYFEGGQKYISYLKQTVEDEFVNIHVALDCAHGATSALATHLFADLEADISTMGSSPTGLNINDGVGSTHPEKLAEFVVERGADVGLAFDGDGDRLIAVDEKGHIVDGDQIMFIIGKYLNAKGRLKKGTIVSTVMSNMGFYKALREHMMESVQTAVGDRYVVEEMRANDYNFGGEQSGHIVFLDFNTTGDGLLTAIQLVNIMKMTGKRLSELAAEMTIFPQRLVNIRVTDKHAVTTNEKVAAVIAEVEADMNGNGRVLVRPSGTEPLVRVMVEAATEADCTTYVERIAEVVRAEMGLTE
- a CDS encoding CdaR family protein, whose amino-acid sequence is MDKLFNSNWLVRLTALLFAIALFFYVQSENNSTRSTPSAEQADVIEDVKLEVYYDDENLIVTGLPETVNVGIEGPMPIVMREKLAKDYKVFVDLNSLFIGEHRVTIQTENFSEKLEVTVYPQVVNISIEEKVTKEFRVEPEMNSRQINEGYVLKGMTVEPNYVFVTGAKSVMDNINYVKASIKAEDGITESFKQQANVKVLDRDLNKLDVTIQPEAVDINVEIDEYNREIPLTLKQVGQLPEGVTINELSLGQESVKVFGPQSIVDSINEIIAELDLSGLTESGEYEVIIQKPETPMKLSDEKVTVHADITIAEVESEEVTAEDPVTDGDTGEE
- the cdaA gene encoding diadenylate cyclase CdaA, with protein sequence MNQFTDLTPVNYIFGLIDILVVWYVIYKLLGLIQGTKAVQLLKGIFVIVIAKIATALFGLSTLDYLLKQVIEWGFLAIIIIFQPEIRRALEQLGRGKIFQRSTNQQDEEQTRLVEAMKKSVSYMAKRRIGALISIEKETGLTEYIETGTALNATVSSELLINIFIPNTPLHDGAVIMQKDKIAAAACYLPLSESPFISKELGTRHRAALGLSEVTDAITIVVSEETGAISITVNGNLHRNLAIEEFETLLRKAWFGSEQETNQASKWTWRGKKNG
- a CDS encoding anti-sigma factor family protein, with protein sequence MRTCPEHYIDYMHDYLDGDITREHEQELKKHMQGCVDCQKHMHELSDTVAFVKSATHITAPPHFEANVMSRLPKRKNALGIQKWLRRHPIIVAAAVFFLLMGATLIASYPNDNQFSVTTQPNLVVDGQTVIVPKGEVVKGDVVVKNGNLIIEGEVDGNVTVINGSYMASTAVVSGQIEEINETFDWLWYKIKKMANDFVALFE